Proteins from a single region of Palaemon carinicauda isolate YSFRI2023 chromosome 32, ASM3689809v2, whole genome shotgun sequence:
- the LOC137625651 gene encoding uncharacterized protein, with the protein MEKLLKPASLDLNLSLPSAAKEWRHWHKTFSYFIQECGENAPNKLRTFVNYVSHNVYEYIEECVDYDTAISTLENLYVKAPNEIFARHLLATRQQKAGETLDEFLRELRKLGKDCNFKSVSSEQYREELIRDAFINGLATPMIRQRLLENKTLDLQAAYGS; encoded by the coding sequence atggagaaactattgaagcctgCCAGTTTGGATCTGAACCTCAGcctcccttctgcagcaaaggaatggcggcattggcacaagacgttttcctactttattcaagaatgtggtgaaaATGCCCCAAATAAATTAAGGACATTTGTGAACTATGTCagtcataatgtgtatgaatacattgaggagtgTGTGGATTATGATACTGCCATTTCTACATTGGAAAATTTATATGTtaaggcacctaatgaaatattcgccagacatttacttgctacgcgccaacaaaaggcaggggaaactttggatgagtttctGAGAGAATTGCGTAAATTAGGTAAGGACTGTAATTTTAAGTCAGTTAGTTCAGAACAATACAGAGAGGAGttgatcagggatgcttttataaatggcctggCCACACCTATGATTCGGCAAcgtcttcttgaaaataaaactctagaTTTACAGGCAGCTTATGGGTCATAA
- the LOC137625650 gene encoding craniofacial development protein 2-like, whose translation MCCGGEILNIISAYAPQVGCTEEEKGNFWRDMGGVMQDLEEQVRVIVGADLNGHVGSENEAIGRVHGGHGIGERNPEGERVVDFSVSFDMAIVNTFFKKKREHIITYRSWGRCSQIDYFLYKRIKLMEVKNYKVISGDQVAPQHRLLCIDLGLKRERKAKAKGIRKTKWYKLVREGDKMREFKRRVLEDIDRGIDVQE comes from the coding sequence atgtgttgtggaggagagattctgaatattataagtgcatatgcacctcaagttggttgcacagaagaggagaagggaaatttctggagagacatgggtggAGTAATGCAAGACCTGGAAGAACAGgtgagggtcatagtgggggcagatttgaatggccatgttggaagtgagaatgaggcaattggtcgggtgcatgggggccatggaattggggagagaaacccagaaggagagagggTTGTGGACTtttctgtgtcatttgacatggcaatagtaaacacattcttcaagaagaaaagggaacacataataacttataggagttggggaagatgctcccagatagactacttcctgtataaaaggataaagctgatGGAGGTCAAGAACTACAAGGTTATCTCAGGTGACCaggtagccccccaacacagactgctatgtatagacttaggcctaaaaagggaaagaaaagctaaagctaaaggaaTACGGAAAactaaatggtacaaactagtcagggaaggagataagatgagagagtttaagagaagagttttggaggatattgatagaggaatCGATGTTCAGGAATAG